CTTTTTTAAGATAGTGGGGGCGATTTTGTGCAAATCTTTGACAAAAGGGATTTTCTTAAACGCATGCTTTTCTTCTGTTTCTTTTAATTCCTCGCCCTTGCCCTGCTCATAGCCGATTTTGGCGAAATTAAAAGTGTCTTTTTCATCCACCCTCGCGCTGTCTCGTTGCTCTTTACCCACCACTTCTCGGTATTCTTTGCCAAAAATTTTATCCACTTCATACCATTGAGCGAATTCATCGCCTTTGAGCGGGTAAGAGCGCAATAAGGGGTGGCCTACCCAATCATGCGGCATGATAAGGCGCTTCAAATAGGGGTGTTTGTCAAACACAATGCCAAGCATGTCATACGCTTCCCTTTCGCTCCAATTAGCCGATCGATATAAAAAACTCAAAGAATCCACGCTCTCATTAGGCAATAAAACGCATTTCACGCGTACCCTACGGCGGTTCTTACAACTATCGCTAAAACCCACAAATTGATAAAACAATTCAAAATGCCCTTTTTTAGCGCACAAATCTATCGCGCTCATTTCGCTCAAACACTCATAACCCAAATGCCTTAAAGTCGTAGCGACAGAAAAAATATCGTCTTTTTTGATCCAAAACACCGCCGTGTTAGTTTCTATATATTTGTCTAA
This DNA window, taken from Helicobacter pylori, encodes the following:
- a CDS encoding NADH-quinone oxidoreductase subunit C — its product is MVRKQSPYEDVQKQSRQHDPYKIIEPTPKKYLEGSAYEVIYNHLSYKHEVLDKYIETNTAVFWIKKDDIFSVATTLRHLGYECLSEMSAIDLCAKKGHFELFYQFVGFSDSCKNRRRVRVKCVLLPNESVDSLSFLYRSANWSEREAYDMLGIVFDKHPYLKRLIMPHDWVGHPLLRSYPLKGDEFAQWYEVDKIFGKEYREVVGKEQRDSARVDEKDTFNFAKIGYEQGKGEELKETEEKHAFKKIPFVKDLHKIAPTILKKRL